The Colletotrichum higginsianum IMI 349063 chromosome 2, whole genome shotgun sequence genome has a segment encoding these proteins:
- a CDS encoding Amidohydrolase, with amino-acid sequence MVAVQAKPDASGMDLSKYITPWKLDVQNTYLLRNTAIVDPVTGTVRKNATIGLSGGKIAFVEDNGSSRVNTLEVEPHNDIDLQGKFVCPGLIDCHVHIAVTPGAASLSSYRDMTETKSLLRQPSVLKSMLHRGFTTVRDCGGATLAMKEAVEEGIHPGPRLFISGKALSQTGGHGDMRGRHDTIPCCGGAVSGISRIVDGVPECYRVARDELRQGADFIKIMGGGGAASPTDRIDQLQFSDDEIRAIVTVAKNAKTYVTSHCYTTEAVRQAIAQGVRGIEHGNMIDLETAKLMVETGTFLTPTLVTHFVSKELHFLDPESEAKVTTVLESGLATLKMATEVGVTICFGTDLLGPTHFAQSKEFSIRSQVQTPTQVLQSATINAARMLGQEGKLGQIKEGFTADLLVLNCNPLDNISVLDKPEESVLVVVKDGRVMHSQLTSMENTGKD; translated from the coding sequence ATGGTTGCTGTCCAAGCGAAACCTGACGCCTCCGGCATGGACCTTTCCAAATATATCACACCATGGAAGCTGGATGTCCAAAACACATATCTACTGAGAAACACAGCAATCGTTGATCCCGTGACGGGAACTGTTCGAAAGAATGCGACCATTGGCCTTTCCGGTGGGAAAATAGCGTTCGTCGAAGACAACGGCTCATCCCGGGTCAACacgctcgaggtcgagccgCATAATGATATCGACTTGCAGGGCAAGTTCGTCTGCCCCGGCTTGATCGACTGCCACGTTCATATTGCCGTCACCCCTGGAGCAGCTAGTCTATCGTCGTACCGCGACATGACAGAGACCAAGAGCCTGCTACGGCAGCCCAGCGTCCTGAAGTCCATGCTTCACCGGGGCTTCACGACCGTGAGGGACTGCGGAGGCGCGACCCTGGCGATGAaagaggccgtcgaggaagggATTCACCCTGGCCCGCGTCTCTTCATCTCCGGCAAGGCCCTCTCTCAGACCGGGGGCCACGGCGACATGCGGGGGCGACACGACACGATTCCCTGCTGCGGCGGTGCGGTGTCGGGCATCAGCCGTATCGTGGACGGCGTGCCGGAATGCTATCGGGTCGCGCGAGACGAGCTGCGACAGGGCGCCGACTTCATCAAGatcatgggcggcggcggtgccgccaGCCCGACGGATCGCATCGACCAGCTTCAGTTCTCCGACGATGAGATCAGGGCCATCGTCACGGTTGCGAAGAATGCAAAGACCTATGTCACCAGCCATTGCTACACAACGGAGGCAGTCAGACAGGCCATCGCCCAAGGCGTCAGGGGCATCGAGCACGGAAACATGATCGATCTCGAGACCGCGAAGCTAATGGTCGAGACGGGGACATTCCTGACGCCGACGCTCGTCACCCATTTCGTGTCCAAGGAGCTGCATTTCCTCGATCCCGAATCGGAGGCCAAAGTCACTACTGTCCTGGAAAGTGGCCTGGCCACGCTCAAGATGGCGACCGAGGTTGGTGTCACCATCTGCTTCGGCACGGATCTGCTGGGACCGACTCATTTCGCGCAGAGCAAGGAGTTCTCGATCCGCAGCCAAGTTCAGACTCCAACCCAGGTTCTGCAGAGCGCGACCATCAACGCCGCAAGGATGCTAGGACAGGAGGGAAAGCTGGGCCAGATCAAAGAAGGGTTTACGGCGGATCTGTTGGTCTTGAATTGCAATCCTCTAGACAATATTTCAGTCTTGGACAAGCCAGAGGAGTCTGTATTGGTCGTAGTGAAGGACGGCAGAGTTATGCACTCACAGCTGACCTCTATGGAGAACACGGGGAAGGATTAG
- a CDS encoding Seed maturation protein: MDPQLPNKNEIREQAAEGEPITQTQASTLASAETDLTGFGPIKGGTAATAQSMHDKQQNFIAKTGDVARKPAQEITREDAAAIQSAEARVLGGRPPKGSASANAQALATENEKQKQT; the protein is encoded by the exons ATGGACCCTCAGCTCCCCAACAAGAACGAGATCCGTGAGCAGGCAGCCGAAGGCGAGCCCATCACCCAGACCCAGGCATCGACTCTCGCATCTGCCGAGACCGACCTCACGGGCTTCGGTCCCATCAAGGGCGgcacggcggccacggcacAGAGCATGCACGACAAGCAGCAGAACTTCATCGCCAAGACGGGGGACGTGGCGCGGAAACCTGCGCAAGAAATCACGAGGGAAGACGCTGCGGCGATTCAGAGCGCCGAG GCTCGCGTACTGGGCGGTCGTCCACCCAAggggtcggcgtcggcgaatGCGCAAGCACTCGCTACTGAAAACGAAAAGCAGAAGCAGACATAG